The proteins below are encoded in one region of Elgaria multicarinata webbii isolate HBS135686 ecotype San Diego chromosome 8, rElgMul1.1.pri, whole genome shotgun sequence:
- the LOC134402587 gene encoding phospholipid scramblase 1-like isoform X1, with amino-acid sequence MTSAPGYPGSAYPGQQAQYGYPQYAPGPGKYAPGPVFQGAPGQPPYAQQGYPGTYGAPPVQGQPNAAPGAIWMPVPPPPPNCPPGLEYLSQIDQILIHQQLELLEILTGFETANKYELKNALGQRVYFAAEENDCCTRNCCGPARPFTMTIIDNMGHEVIQLMRPLRCSSCCCPCCLQELEVHAPPGNPIGYIKQIWDPCLPKFSIQNQAQEDILKVVGPCVVCSCCEDINFEVKSVDEKNTVGRISKQWTGFVREAFTDADNFGIQFPADLDVKMKAVMIGACFLIDFMFFEHGQDRRQGTGVW; translated from the exons ATGACAT CAGCTCCTGGATACCCTGGGTCAGCATATCCTGGACAACAGGCACAGTATGGATACCCTCAATATGCACCTGGACCAGGAAAATATGCTCCTGGACCAGTTTTTCAAG GTGCTCCTGGACAGCCTCCTTATGCACAGCAGGGTTATCCAGGAACCTACGGAGCTCCTCCAGTTCAGGGCCAGCCTAATGCAGCTCCTGGTGCAATATGGATGCcagtaccaccaccacctcccaacTGTCCTCCTGGGCTGGAGTATTTAAGCcag ATCGACCAGATATTAATTCATCAGCAGCTTGAGCTTCTAGAAA TACTAACTGGCTTTGAAACTGCCAACAAATATGAACTAAAGAATGCTTTGGGGCAAAGGGTGTACTTTGCAGCCGAGGAAAATGACTGCTGTACGCGAAACTGCTGCGGACCAGCGCGACCATTTACAATGACAATTATTGACAACATGGGCCATGAAGTCATCCAGCTCATGCGACCTCTCAGATGCTCTAGCTGCTGCTGTCCTTGCTGCTTACAAGAG CTTGAAGTTCACGCCCCACCAGGCAATCCAATTGGGTATATTAAACAGATCTGGGATCCCTGTCTGCCTAAATTTTCTATCCAAAACCAAGCCCAAGAAGACATACTTAAAGTTGTTGGGCCCTGTGTAGTCTGCAGCTGCTGTGAAGATATTAACTTTGAG GTGAAGTCAGTAGATGAGAAGAACACGGTTGGAAGGATTTCTAAGCAATGGACCGGGTTTGTGAGGGAGGCCTTCACAGATGCTGACAATTTTGGAATCCAGTTTCCAGCGGACCTCGACGTTAAAATGAAAGCTGTCATGATTGGGGCTTGCTTTCTTATA gATTTCATGTTTTTTGAACATGGACAAGATCGGCGCCAGGGAACTGGGGTCTGGTAA
- the LOC134402587 gene encoding phospholipid scramblase 1-like isoform X2, with product MTSPGYPGSAYPGQQAQYGYPQYAPGPGKYAPGPVFQGAPGQPPYAQQGYPGTYGAPPVQGQPNAAPGAIWMPVPPPPPNCPPGLEYLSQIDQILIHQQLELLEILTGFETANKYELKNALGQRVYFAAEENDCCTRNCCGPARPFTMTIIDNMGHEVIQLMRPLRCSSCCCPCCLQELEVHAPPGNPIGYIKQIWDPCLPKFSIQNQAQEDILKVVGPCVVCSCCEDINFEVKSVDEKNTVGRISKQWTGFVREAFTDADNFGIQFPADLDVKMKAVMIGACFLIDFMFFEHGQDRRQGTGVW from the exons ATGACAT CTCCTGGATACCCTGGGTCAGCATATCCTGGACAACAGGCACAGTATGGATACCCTCAATATGCACCTGGACCAGGAAAATATGCTCCTGGACCAGTTTTTCAAG GTGCTCCTGGACAGCCTCCTTATGCACAGCAGGGTTATCCAGGAACCTACGGAGCTCCTCCAGTTCAGGGCCAGCCTAATGCAGCTCCTGGTGCAATATGGATGCcagtaccaccaccacctcccaacTGTCCTCCTGGGCTGGAGTATTTAAGCcag ATCGACCAGATATTAATTCATCAGCAGCTTGAGCTTCTAGAAA TACTAACTGGCTTTGAAACTGCCAACAAATATGAACTAAAGAATGCTTTGGGGCAAAGGGTGTACTTTGCAGCCGAGGAAAATGACTGCTGTACGCGAAACTGCTGCGGACCAGCGCGACCATTTACAATGACAATTATTGACAACATGGGCCATGAAGTCATCCAGCTCATGCGACCTCTCAGATGCTCTAGCTGCTGCTGTCCTTGCTGCTTACAAGAG CTTGAAGTTCACGCCCCACCAGGCAATCCAATTGGGTATATTAAACAGATCTGGGATCCCTGTCTGCCTAAATTTTCTATCCAAAACCAAGCCCAAGAAGACATACTTAAAGTTGTTGGGCCCTGTGTAGTCTGCAGCTGCTGTGAAGATATTAACTTTGAG GTGAAGTCAGTAGATGAGAAGAACACGGTTGGAAGGATTTCTAAGCAATGGACCGGGTTTGTGAGGGAGGCCTTCACAGATGCTGACAATTTTGGAATCCAGTTTCCAGCGGACCTCGACGTTAAAATGAAAGCTGTCATGATTGGGGCTTGCTTTCTTATA gATTTCATGTTTTTTGAACATGGACAAGATCGGCGCCAGGGAACTGGGGTCTGGTAA